The proteins below are encoded in one region of Chroicocephalus ridibundus chromosome 9, bChrRid1.1, whole genome shotgun sequence:
- the TMED3 gene encoding transmembrane emp24 domain-containing protein 3, translated as MRCGMRSGSGGMRCGMRALALALLLGALRAGGTELTFELPDSDKQCFHQELERGTKFTLDYQVITGGHYDVDCFVEDPNGRTIYKETKKQYDSFPHRTEVQGVYTFCFSNEFSTFSHKTIYFDFQVGDEPPILPDMSNRVTALTQMESACVTIHEALNTVIDSQTHYRLREAQDRSRAEDLNGRVSYWSVGETLILFVVSIGQVMLLKSFFTEKRPGSGGAST; from the exons atGCGTTGCGGGATGCGGAGCGGGAGCGGCGGGATGCGTTGCGGGATGCGGGCGCTggcgctggccctgctgctgggcGCGCTGCGGGCCGGCGGCACCGAGCTGACCTTCGAGCTGCCCGACAGCGACAAGCAGTGCTTCCACCAGGAGCTGGAGCGCGGCACCAAGTTCACGCTGGACTACCAG GTGATCACTGGGGGACACTACGACGTGGACTGCTTCGTGGAGGACCCCAACGGCAGGACAATCTACAAGGAGACCAAGAAGCAGTATGACAGCTTCCCGCACCGCACCGAAGTCCAGGGCGTCTACACCTTCTGCTTCAGCAACGAGTTCTCCACCTTCTCCCACAAAACCATCTACTTCGACTTCCAGGTGGGCGACGAGCCACCGATCCTGCCCGACATGAGCAACCGCGTCACCGCCCTGACACAG ATGGAGTCCGCCTGCGTCACCATCCACGAGGCTCTGAACACGGTGATCGACTCCCAGACTCACTACCGCCTGCGGGAAGCGCAGGACCGGAGCAGAGCCGAAGACCTCAACGGCCGGGTCTCGTACTGGTCGGTTGGGGAAACCCTCATCCTCTTTGTGGTCAGCATTGGGCAAGTGATGCTGCTCAAAAGCTTCTTCACCGAGAAGAgacccggcagcggcggggccagCACCTAG
- the ANKRD34C gene encoding ankyrin repeat domain-containing protein 34C, with protein MDEVTELELGGNSLLKAVWLGRLRLTRLLLEGGAYINESNEKGETALMVACITKHVDQQSINKAKMVKYLLDNRADPNIQDKSGKTALMHACIRGAGGDVVSLLLENGADPSLEDHSGASALVHAINADDKDVLQHLLNACKAKGKEVIIITMDKSASGTKTAKQYLNVPPSLEFKERAPPEGCTAPSSAHLKNPVSAPSPAEESSVFSPHPSHPGDGPSARAAAEPPSPGRRASAARRARLPQLKRLRSEPWGLVAPSVLAASAHRDDTQVCADDEVIMGIGDLSLSKKAPLARSGSSKGKDPSLFPPVDEQALRTPPASGPLPRKAGYEKSQPTHQRLPRRSTVPEEPESVGPAAAGSAAAMDTLHWRRLGAEHYDCDPQLSGVPSPAEAGKVPSERRKLSGSHLALLGGSRESLDSIARTSPGTARRRPPGLLERRGSGTLLLDHISHTRPGYLPPLNVNPNPPIPDIGSNSKTPSPLAAGLKSLVPVAPSSPWRGDLRAKRKLLRRHSMQAEQMRQLSDFEEIVAQ; from the coding sequence ATGGATGAAGTGACGGAGCTGGAGTTGGGGGGGAACTCCCTCCTGAAGGCAGTGTGGCTCGGCCGGCTCCGGCTGACCCGGCTGCTGCTGGAAGGGGGGGCTTACATCAACGAGAGCAACGAGAAAGGAGAGACTGCCCTGATGGTGGCCTGCATCACCAAGCACGTTGACCAGCAGAGCATCAACAAGGCCAAGATGGTGAAGTACCTGCTGGACAACAGAGCCGACCCCAACATCCAGGACAAGTCTGGGAAAACAGCCCTCATGCACGCCTGCATCCGCGGCGCCGGGGGGGACGtggtgtccctgctgctggagaaCGGGGCAGACCCCAGCCTGGAGGACCACTCGGGAGCATCCGCTCTGGTCCACGCCATCAACGCTGACGACAAGGACGTGCTGCAGCACCTCCTGAACGCCTGCAAAGCCAAAGGGAAGGAGGTGATCATTATCACCATGGACAAATCGGCCTCTGGCACCAAGACCGCCAAGCAGTACCTGAACGTTCCCCCCTCGCTGGAGTTCAAGGAGAGGGCCCCCCCCGAGGGGTGCACAGCACCCTCCAGCGCCCACCTGAAAAATCCCGTCTCGGCACCTTCCCCCGCTGAGGAGAGCAGCGTTTTCAGCCCGCACCCGTCGCACCCCGGGGACGGTCCCTCTGCCAGGGCGGCCGCCgagcccccctccccgggccgcaGAGCCAGCGCGGCCAGGAGAGCCCGCCTGCCCCAGCTGAAGCGGCTGCGGTCGGAGCCCTGGGGTCTGGTCGCACCCTCGGTGCTGGCGGCCTCCGCGCACCGCGACGACACGCAGGTCTGCGCCGACGACGAGGTGATCATGGGCATCGGCGACCTCTCGCTCTCCAAAAAGGCCCCCCTCGCCCGGAGCGGCAGCAGCAAGGGCAAGgacccctctctcttccccccggTAGACGAGCAGGCTTTGAGGACGCCGCCAGCCTCTGGGCCACTGCCGAGGAAAGCAGGCTACGAGAAGAGCCAGCCCACCCACCAGCGCCTGCCCCGCAGGAGCACTGTCCCCGAGGAGCCGGAGAGCGtcggccccgctgccgccggctcGGCCGCGGCCATGGACACGCTGCACTGGCGGAGGCTGGGAGCCGAGCACTACGACTGCGACCCCCAGCTCTCCGGCGTCCCCAGCCCGGCCGAGGCGGGGAAGGTGCCGTCGGAGCGGAGGAAGCTCAGCGGGTCCCACCTGGCCTTGCTGGGCGGCTCCCGGGAGTCCCTGGACAGCATCGCCCGCACCTCGCCCGGGACCGCCCGGCGCCGACCGCCCGGCTTGCTGGAGAGGCGAGGGTccggcaccctgctgctggaCCACATCTCCCACACGAGGCCGGGATACCTGCCCCCCCTCAACGTGaaccccaacccccccatccCCGACATCGGCTCCAACAGCAAAACCCCCTCTCCGCTCGCTGCTGGCCTGAAGTCCCTGGTGCCCGTCGCTCCCAGCTCGCCCTGGCGGGGCGACTTGAGAGCCAAAAGGAAGCTTCTCCGGAGACACTCCATGCAAGCGGAGCAGATGCGGCAGCTCTCCGATTTTGAGGAAATAGTGGCCCAGTAG